A DNA window from Daucus carota subsp. sativus chromosome 3, DH1 v3.0, whole genome shotgun sequence contains the following coding sequences:
- the LOC108214538 gene encoding ATP-dependent zinc metalloprotease FTSH 11, chloroplastic/mitochondrial isoform X3 — MDELFLNPGISDKQPLHVVMVDPKASNKSSRFAQELISTILFTVAVGLIWVLGAAALQKYIGGLGGMGTSGVGSSTSYAPKELNKEIVPEKNVKTFKDVKGCDDAKQELEEVVEYLKNPTKFTRLGGKLPKGILLTGAPGTGKTLLAKAIAGEAGVPFFYRAGSEFEEMFVGVGARRVRSLFQAAKKKAPCIIFIDEIDAVGSTRKQWEGHTKKTLHQLLVEMDGFEQNEGIILMAATNLPDILDPALTRPGRFDRHIVVPNPDVRGRQDILELYLQDKPLADDVDIKAIARGTPGFNGADLANLVNVAAIKAAVEGAEKLNSEQLEFAKDRIMMGTERKTMFVTEESKKLTAYHESGHAIVAYNTDGAHPIHKATIMPRGSALGMVTQLPSSDETSISKKQLLARLDVCMGGRVAEELIFGQDHVTTGASSDLETATKLAQYMVSTCGMSDAIGPVHIIERPGSEMQSRVDAEVIKLLREAYDRVKTLLKKHEKALHALANALLEYETLNAEDIKRILIPSREVPLPDLEQQQQEEELVLA, encoded by the exons ATGGATGAGCTCTTTTTGAACCCTGGTATTTCTGACAAGCAACCTTTGCATGTTGTAATG GTAGACCCTAAAGCATCTAATAAATCATCACGTTTTGCACAAGAACTTATCTCTACCATCTTGTTTACTGTTGCTGTTGGTTTAATCTG GGTATTGGGTGCTGCTGCACTTCAGAAGTATATTGGTGGTTTAGGTGGGATGGGAACTTCAGGTGTTGGTTCAAGTACTTCATATGCTCCAAAGgaattgaataaagaaataGTGCCTGAGAAG AATGTTAAAACATTCAAGGATGTCAAAGGTTGTGATGATGCAAAACAGGAGCTTGAGGAAGTGGTGGAGTACCTAAAAAATCCAACAAAGTTTACTCGGCTTGGCGGGAAGCTGCCAAAG GGAATTCTTTTGACTGGAGCTCCGGGAACAGGAAAAACTTTGCTCGCCAAG GCTATTGCTGGAGAAGCTGGAGTACCTTTCTTTTACAGAGCGGGTTCAGAATTTGAAGAAAT GTTTGTTGGAGTTGGCGCTCGGCGTGTAAGATCCTTATTTCAAGCAGCAAAAAAGAAG GCTCCATGCATCATTTTCATTGATGAAATCGATGCTGTGGGATCAACTAGGAAACAATGGGAAGGTCATACAAAGAAGACGTTGCATCAACTACTCGTTGAAATGGATGGTTTTGAACAGAATGAG GGGATCATTTTGATGGCCGCAACAAACTTGCCTGATATCCTTGATCCAGCTTTAACACGACCTGGTAGATTTGACAGGCAT ATTGTTGTTCCTAATCCAGATGTGCGGGGTCGTCAAGATATTTTAGAGCTATATTTACAAGACAAACCCTTAGCGGATGATGTCGATATAAAAGCAATTGCACGTGGTACACCAGGGTTCAATGGAGCAG ATCTAGCCAACCTGGTCAATGTTGCAGCAATCAAGGCTGCAGTTGAAGGAGCTGAGAAATTAAATTCAGAGCAATTAGAGTTTGCAAAAGACAGAATAATGATGGGTACAGAGCGCAAGACGATGTTTGTGACAGAGGAGTCTAAAAAG CTCACTGCTTATCATGAGAGTGGTCATGCAATCGTTGCCTATAACACCGATGGTGCTCATCCAATTCACAAGGCGACAATTATGCCCCGTGGATCTGCTCTGGGAATGGTTACACAGCTTCCTTCAAGCGATGAGACATCAATAAGCAAGAAGCAACTATTAGCACGTCTTGATGTCTGCATGGGAGGGAGAGTTGCTGAGGAGCTTATATTTGGTCAAGACCATGTTACCACTGGTGCGAGCAGTGATCTTGAAACAGCCACAAAGCTTGCACAATATAtg GTATCAACTTGTGGAATGAGTGATGCAATCGGTCCTGTTCATATAATAGAGCGGCCCGGGTCAGAAATGCAATCACGTGTTGATGCTGAA GTAATTAAACTGCTAAGGGAAGCTTATGATCGTGTGAAAACCCTGTTAAAAAAG CACGAGAAGGCTTTGCATGCATTGGCAAATGCACTGCTCGAATATGAGACATTAAATGCAGAGGACATAAAGCGTATTCTTATTCCCAGTCGAGAAGTACCACTGCCAGATCTAGAACAGCAACAACAAGAAGAAGAGCTTGTGCTGGCTTGA
- the LOC108214538 gene encoding ATP-dependent zinc metalloprotease FTSH 11, chloroplastic/mitochondrial isoform X1 — protein MITLQASLLSTPYPLHYSPLPPLKLRQFSPSPLRSVPSASVSVKSRFFRHRFILCSTFRPDNVGSDDAEFGDSPAVAEEVKSEADVAVVEKPKSEEGEEVAEIQESLRKLPVVVFMIGVFERLRTGFEKLVLSKWLSWWPFWRHEKRLERLIAEADANPKDALLQSVLLAELNKHNPEAVIKRFEERDHAVDSRGVAEYIKALVATNAIAEYLPDEQSGKPSSLPTLLQELKERSSGNMDELFLNPGISDKQPLHVVMVDPKASNKSSRFAQELISTILFTVAVGLIWVLGAAALQKYIGGLGGMGTSGVGSSTSYAPKELNKEIVPEKNVKTFKDVKGCDDAKQELEEVVEYLKNPTKFTRLGGKLPKGILLTGAPGTGKTLLAKAIAGEAGVPFFYRAGSEFEEMFVGVGARRVRSLFQAAKKKAPCIIFIDEIDAVGSTRKQWEGHTKKTLHQLLVEMDGFEQNEGIILMAATNLPDILDPALTRPGRFDRHIVVPNPDVRGRQDILELYLQDKPLADDVDIKAIARGTPGFNGADLANLVNVAAIKAAVEGAEKLNSEQLEFAKDRIMMGTERKTMFVTEESKKLTAYHESGHAIVAYNTDGAHPIHKATIMPRGSALGMVTQLPSSDETSISKKQLLARLDVCMGGRVAEELIFGQDHVTTGASSDLETATKLAQYMVSTCGMSDAIGPVHIIERPGSEMQSRVDAEVIKLLREAYDRVKTLLKKHEKALHALANALLEYETLNAEDIKRILIPSREVPLPDLEQQQQEEELVLA, from the exons ATGATTACTCTCCAAGCTTCACTCCTCTCCACCCCCTATCCACTTCATTACTCTCCCCTCCCTCCGTTAAAACTCCGTCAATTCTCCCCTTCTCCTTTACGCTCCGTCCCCTCCGCTTCCGTCTCCGTCAAGTCCCGATTTTTTCGGCACCGTTTCATCCTCTGCTCCACTTTTCGCCCCGACAATGTCGGCTCTGATGACGCGGAATTCGGCGATTCTCCGGCGGTGGCGGAGGAGGTGAAGAGTGAGGCTGACGTGGCGGTGGTGGAGAAGCCGAAGTCCGAGGAAGGAGAGGAGGTGGCGGAGATTCAAGAGTCGTTGAGGAAGTTGCCGGTTGTGGTGTTTATGATTGGGGTGTTTGAGAGGTTGAGGACTGGTTTCGAGAAGCTTGTCTTGTCGAAATGGTTGAGTTGGTGGCCGTTTTGGCGACACGAGAAGCGGTTGGAGAGGTTGATTGCTGAAGCCGATGCTAATCCTAAAGATGCCTTGTTGCAGAGTGTTTTGCTTGCTGAGCTCAATAAGCATAA TCCAGAGGCTGTAATTAAACGTTTTGAGGAAAGAGATCATGCAGTTGACAGTAGGGGAGTGGCAGAATATATTAAAGCTCTTGTAGCTACAAATGCAATTGCCGAATATCTTCCAGATGAGCAATCAGGAAAACCTTCCAGTCTCCCCACGTTG TTGCAAGAGTTGAAGGAGCGTTCATCTGGAAACATGGATGAGCTCTTTTTGAACCCTGGTATTTCTGACAAGCAACCTTTGCATGTTGTAATG GTAGACCCTAAAGCATCTAATAAATCATCACGTTTTGCACAAGAACTTATCTCTACCATCTTGTTTACTGTTGCTGTTGGTTTAATCTG GGTATTGGGTGCTGCTGCACTTCAGAAGTATATTGGTGGTTTAGGTGGGATGGGAACTTCAGGTGTTGGTTCAAGTACTTCATATGCTCCAAAGgaattgaataaagaaataGTGCCTGAGAAG AATGTTAAAACATTCAAGGATGTCAAAGGTTGTGATGATGCAAAACAGGAGCTTGAGGAAGTGGTGGAGTACCTAAAAAATCCAACAAAGTTTACTCGGCTTGGCGGGAAGCTGCCAAAG GGAATTCTTTTGACTGGAGCTCCGGGAACAGGAAAAACTTTGCTCGCCAAG GCTATTGCTGGAGAAGCTGGAGTACCTTTCTTTTACAGAGCGGGTTCAGAATTTGAAGAAAT GTTTGTTGGAGTTGGCGCTCGGCGTGTAAGATCCTTATTTCAAGCAGCAAAAAAGAAG GCTCCATGCATCATTTTCATTGATGAAATCGATGCTGTGGGATCAACTAGGAAACAATGGGAAGGTCATACAAAGAAGACGTTGCATCAACTACTCGTTGAAATGGATGGTTTTGAACAGAATGAG GGGATCATTTTGATGGCCGCAACAAACTTGCCTGATATCCTTGATCCAGCTTTAACACGACCTGGTAGATTTGACAGGCAT ATTGTTGTTCCTAATCCAGATGTGCGGGGTCGTCAAGATATTTTAGAGCTATATTTACAAGACAAACCCTTAGCGGATGATGTCGATATAAAAGCAATTGCACGTGGTACACCAGGGTTCAATGGAGCAG ATCTAGCCAACCTGGTCAATGTTGCAGCAATCAAGGCTGCAGTTGAAGGAGCTGAGAAATTAAATTCAGAGCAATTAGAGTTTGCAAAAGACAGAATAATGATGGGTACAGAGCGCAAGACGATGTTTGTGACAGAGGAGTCTAAAAAG CTCACTGCTTATCATGAGAGTGGTCATGCAATCGTTGCCTATAACACCGATGGTGCTCATCCAATTCACAAGGCGACAATTATGCCCCGTGGATCTGCTCTGGGAATGGTTACACAGCTTCCTTCAAGCGATGAGACATCAATAAGCAAGAAGCAACTATTAGCACGTCTTGATGTCTGCATGGGAGGGAGAGTTGCTGAGGAGCTTATATTTGGTCAAGACCATGTTACCACTGGTGCGAGCAGTGATCTTGAAACAGCCACAAAGCTTGCACAATATAtg GTATCAACTTGTGGAATGAGTGATGCAATCGGTCCTGTTCATATAATAGAGCGGCCCGGGTCAGAAATGCAATCACGTGTTGATGCTGAA GTAATTAAACTGCTAAGGGAAGCTTATGATCGTGTGAAAACCCTGTTAAAAAAG CACGAGAAGGCTTTGCATGCATTGGCAAATGCACTGCTCGAATATGAGACATTAAATGCAGAGGACATAAAGCGTATTCTTATTCCCAGTCGAGAAGTACCACTGCCAGATCTAGAACAGCAACAACAAGAAGAAGAGCTTGTGCTGGCTTGA
- the LOC108214538 gene encoding ATP-dependent zinc metalloprotease FTSH 11, chloroplastic/mitochondrial isoform X2, with translation MLILKMPCCRVFCLLSSISIKAVIKRFEERDHAVDSRGVAEYIKALVATNAIAEYLPDEQSGKPSSLPTLLQELKERSSGNMDELFLNPGISDKQPLHVVMVDPKASNKSSRFAQELISTILFTVAVGLIWVLGAAALQKYIGGLGGMGTSGVGSSTSYAPKELNKEIVPEKNVKTFKDVKGCDDAKQELEEVVEYLKNPTKFTRLGGKLPKGILLTGAPGTGKTLLAKAIAGEAGVPFFYRAGSEFEEMFVGVGARRVRSLFQAAKKKAPCIIFIDEIDAVGSTRKQWEGHTKKTLHQLLVEMDGFEQNEGIILMAATNLPDILDPALTRPGRFDRHIVVPNPDVRGRQDILELYLQDKPLADDVDIKAIARGTPGFNGADLANLVNVAAIKAAVEGAEKLNSEQLEFAKDRIMMGTERKTMFVTEESKKLTAYHESGHAIVAYNTDGAHPIHKATIMPRGSALGMVTQLPSSDETSISKKQLLARLDVCMGGRVAEELIFGQDHVTTGASSDLETATKLAQYMVSTCGMSDAIGPVHIIERPGSEMQSRVDAEVIKLLREAYDRVKTLLKKHEKALHALANALLEYETLNAEDIKRILIPSREVPLPDLEQQQQEEELVLA, from the exons ATGCTAATCCTAAAGATGCCTTGTTGCAGAGTGTTTTGCTTGCTGAGCTCAATAAGCATAA AGGCTGTAATTAAACGTTTTGAGGAAAGAGATCATGCAGTTGACAGTAGGGGAGTGGCAGAATATATTAAAGCTCTTGTAGCTACAAATGCAATTGCCGAATATCTTCCAGATGAGCAATCAGGAAAACCTTCCAGTCTCCCCACGTTG TTGCAAGAGTTGAAGGAGCGTTCATCTGGAAACATGGATGAGCTCTTTTTGAACCCTGGTATTTCTGACAAGCAACCTTTGCATGTTGTAATG GTAGACCCTAAAGCATCTAATAAATCATCACGTTTTGCACAAGAACTTATCTCTACCATCTTGTTTACTGTTGCTGTTGGTTTAATCTG GGTATTGGGTGCTGCTGCACTTCAGAAGTATATTGGTGGTTTAGGTGGGATGGGAACTTCAGGTGTTGGTTCAAGTACTTCATATGCTCCAAAGgaattgaataaagaaataGTGCCTGAGAAG AATGTTAAAACATTCAAGGATGTCAAAGGTTGTGATGATGCAAAACAGGAGCTTGAGGAAGTGGTGGAGTACCTAAAAAATCCAACAAAGTTTACTCGGCTTGGCGGGAAGCTGCCAAAG GGAATTCTTTTGACTGGAGCTCCGGGAACAGGAAAAACTTTGCTCGCCAAG GCTATTGCTGGAGAAGCTGGAGTACCTTTCTTTTACAGAGCGGGTTCAGAATTTGAAGAAAT GTTTGTTGGAGTTGGCGCTCGGCGTGTAAGATCCTTATTTCAAGCAGCAAAAAAGAAG GCTCCATGCATCATTTTCATTGATGAAATCGATGCTGTGGGATCAACTAGGAAACAATGGGAAGGTCATACAAAGAAGACGTTGCATCAACTACTCGTTGAAATGGATGGTTTTGAACAGAATGAG GGGATCATTTTGATGGCCGCAACAAACTTGCCTGATATCCTTGATCCAGCTTTAACACGACCTGGTAGATTTGACAGGCAT ATTGTTGTTCCTAATCCAGATGTGCGGGGTCGTCAAGATATTTTAGAGCTATATTTACAAGACAAACCCTTAGCGGATGATGTCGATATAAAAGCAATTGCACGTGGTACACCAGGGTTCAATGGAGCAG ATCTAGCCAACCTGGTCAATGTTGCAGCAATCAAGGCTGCAGTTGAAGGAGCTGAGAAATTAAATTCAGAGCAATTAGAGTTTGCAAAAGACAGAATAATGATGGGTACAGAGCGCAAGACGATGTTTGTGACAGAGGAGTCTAAAAAG CTCACTGCTTATCATGAGAGTGGTCATGCAATCGTTGCCTATAACACCGATGGTGCTCATCCAATTCACAAGGCGACAATTATGCCCCGTGGATCTGCTCTGGGAATGGTTACACAGCTTCCTTCAAGCGATGAGACATCAATAAGCAAGAAGCAACTATTAGCACGTCTTGATGTCTGCATGGGAGGGAGAGTTGCTGAGGAGCTTATATTTGGTCAAGACCATGTTACCACTGGTGCGAGCAGTGATCTTGAAACAGCCACAAAGCTTGCACAATATAtg GTATCAACTTGTGGAATGAGTGATGCAATCGGTCCTGTTCATATAATAGAGCGGCCCGGGTCAGAAATGCAATCACGTGTTGATGCTGAA GTAATTAAACTGCTAAGGGAAGCTTATGATCGTGTGAAAACCCTGTTAAAAAAG CACGAGAAGGCTTTGCATGCATTGGCAAATGCACTGCTCGAATATGAGACATTAAATGCAGAGGACATAAAGCGTATTCTTATTCCCAGTCGAGAAGTACCACTGCCAGATCTAGAACAGCAACAACAAGAAGAAGAGCTTGTGCTGGCTTGA